Part of the Haloarcula laminariae genome is shown below.
TCGACGTCGCTGACCGACAGCTCCGTGGCGCCGGTGTTCTCGACGGTGACGTTGAGGTAGTCGGACGCGGTGTTGTAGTTCACAGTGGTGATCTCTATTTCGGTGTTGGTCCGTTCGAGCTGCCGGTCCGACTGGGTCTCGCGGGCGTCGTTGACCATCTCGGTGCTGTTTGCCGCCGCCGAGTAGAACATCCCGAAGCCGATGAAGGCTGCCACGAAGATGAGCGCCGCCGAGCCGCTAACGCTGAATCCCATCCGAGCCACCTCCCACGAGCTTCGAGAGCGCGACGGCCTCGGCGCCGCTGTCCTCGTCGAGTTGCGAGATGTAGCGCAGACTCTCGGTGTGGTGGTCGATGGTGAGACCGTCGCCGGCGTCGGCGACGTCGTCGAAGCCCCGCAGGTAGTCCGCGAGGTCGTCGGCCACGTCGGCGTCTATCCAGCCGATGGTCTCGTAGTAGTCGATGGCACGGGACGCCTCGCGGTAGCCGGCCTGGCTCACCAGGAACTCCAGCCACTCGATGATTATCAGGTCCGCCGCGAAACCCTCCGGCATCGTCGCCAGGTAGGGCTTGCCGTCGTCGCTGTCCGCGGTCGGCTCGGCCGTCTTGTCGGCCGTCGGTTCGGGTTCCGGTTCCGGTTCCGGTTCGGTTTCGACGGCCGGTTCGGGTTCCGGCTCGGGCTCCGGTTCGGCTTCGACAGTCGGCTCCGGTTCCGGCTCGGGCTCGGCCATCCCGCCCGCTTCGTCTCCCTCCTCATCGATGACCTCGTCGAAGAGGTCGTCGTCTTCGAGACCGCTCTCGCCGTCGTCGAACCCGTCGCCGTCGAGCATCTCGTCGCTGTCGTCAAGCATCTCGTCGTCATCGAGCATTTCGTCGCCGTCGTCGAGCATCTCGTCTTCCTCGCCTTCGGCCCACTCGGCGTCGCCCGACTCGTACTCGTCTTTCAGTTCCGCGAACGACTTGCCGCCGTCTGAGTCGTCGTCGCTGTTCCCGTCGTCCGTGTCGAGCCCGTCGTCCATACTCATGTCGTCTTCCTCCTCGAACTCCTCGTCGAACTCGCCGCCGTCGTCCTCGAACCCGTCGTCGAGGTCGTCGTCGAACATATCGTCGCCGTCGTCCATGGACATCTCGTCGTCCATCGCCATTCCGTCGTCCTCGACGAGGTCCTCGTCGAAGAACCCCTCGGCGTCGGCTGAGGCGACGTCGTCGTCGATGTCCTCGCCCTCGTCGTCGCCGCCGTCGTCGTCGAAGAGGCCGAAAGAGCCATCGCCCATGCCGCCACCGCCGCCGCCCATCCCGGCGTCGACGTCGTCGGCGAAGGGGTTCACGCCGCGGGTGACCATCTCGTAGATGTCCAGCAGCTTCCGGACGTTCTCCTGTACCTCGTCGACGGACTCGGAGATGGATTCGTTCTCCGTTCGGACGGTGTTGACCGTCGAGGAGAGGCTTCCGACCTCGTTTTCCAGCTCGTCGATTCGGTGTTCCAGCTCGTCGGTGTCGGGGCCGGTGGCGTCCTCCATGTCGCCGAACTCGTCGTCGCCGAAGCCGCCCATGTCGTCGCCGTCGTCGTCCAGCCCGCCGAGCCCGCCGAGGTCGTCGCCGCCACCGCCGCCGTCGTCGCCCATCAGCCCGCCGCCGCCCATATCGTCACTGCCGCTGTCGTCCTCGTCGCTCTCGTCGTCCGACATGATCGAGTCGAACATGTTCTTGATGCTCATCCCGACCAGGCCCCCGGACAGCAACACGACGAGCGCTGGGACCAGCGCGGCCACGTCCGGAGCGAGTGCCTGTAACGTCGGCACGAGAGCGAAACTACTCATCGTTTAGAATGATTCCCGCAGATACCCTTGAATATTCCGTCTAGCTTATCATGGCTGATAACAAAGAGGCTATTTGAAATCAGAAAAGTATTAAATGAAGTCTTTTCGCACCGCATCCCCGGATTCGGCCACCGTTTCATCTGGAGATGTAGCGATAGCGGGTCTGAACGCCGCGCTCCCGACAGACACGTGACTGCCGCCCGTCTGACGCCGTACGGCGCGTGGCCAGTTTCAACAACGGAAATCAGAGCGTGACCGAGTCCATGTTCGCGCTCTTGACGACGAGGTCCCCGGAGTCGGCCTCCAGCCGGAGCGACCGACCGTGGTCCCCGCCGACGTCCTCGCCCGCGATGGGGATGTCGTACTCCGCGAGGGTCTCCCGGACCTGTTCGAGGTTGCGCGAGCCGATGGAGGAGCCGTTCTCCGAGAAGTCGAGCATGTCGCTGCCGCCGGCTATCTTGGCCTGCATCGTCGCCGTCGAGGCGCCGACGGCTTCGAGCGCCTCGACCAGTTCGGTGACGCCGGTGTCGGCGAACTTCGCCCGGTTGCCGCCCTCCACGTCCTTGGCGGTCGGCAGCATGACGTGGACCAGCCCCGCGGCGCCCGTCGGTTCGTCATACAGCGCGATGCCGATACAGGAACCCAACCCGCTGGTCGTCAGCACCGCCGAATCGGTCGTCACCTCGTACTCCGCGATGCCGACTTTCAGCCGCTCGGGCTCGGTCTTTTGCTCCGTCTCCGTCTGGCTGCCGTCGTAGACCTTCATTATTCGAATATCTGTTCGATGTCGGCCTCGGTCTCGTCGGCGCGGTCGACATCGAGGTCGTCAAGCGCCGCCCGGAGCTCCTGCTCGTTGGGCAACGCGTGAATCTCGGCGCTGAACTCGATGTCGTCGGTCCGCATCGTCGAATCGATGATGAAGGCGTGTTCCTGATGCTGGCCGACCTGTGCCGCCAGGGGGTCCACGATGGACCGTCCCATATCGTGGACCAGCTTCGGGGGCGTGTGGTCGACCGACGTCTGGAGCACGTTCGCCCACCCGTCGACGAAGCCGCTGGTCATGATGTTCCCGAGCTCCTCGATAGCGGCCTCGTGTTGCTCGGTCAGTTCGTCGCTCTCCATCTCGACGGGCATCATCGCCTCGGCGACGTTCACGGCGGAGACCTCGTCGAAGAGCACCATGAGGTAGCCGCTGGGAACCCCGGTGAACTCAACGACCGTCCCGACGTAGGTGTCGGTGCCTATCTGTTTCGGGACGTCCTCTATCGGCGCGAAGCTAATCTGGGTGACCTCCGCGTCGGTCGGTATCCCCGTCATCATCTCGACGTTGTCGGCGGCCTGCTGGGTCCCCTTCGTCGTCATCTCGTTGAACGTCTGGAGCTTGTCGATGGGGATGGCGTCGCCCTCGGTGTCGACGCTTTCGACCATCGCCTCCGCGAGCGGTTCGTACTCGGGAAGCATGTAGATGTAGAAGTTCACCGACTCCCCCACCCACTCGATCTCCGACTTGAAGACGAACACTTGGTGGTGGTCCTGTGCCTCCGGCGCTTCCGGCAACACGTCCGCGCCGGACTTCTCGATGTACTCGGGCGGTGAGTGGTCGATAGTCGAGTCCAGGTAGTCGGCCCACCCGTCGATGAACCCGCTCATCATGATGTTGCCGATCTCCTTGACGGCGCTCTGGGCCATCGCGGGGTCCTCGCCGGCCCCGGGCATCATCGAATCGGCGATGGTGTCGGCCGACTCGGCGTCGAACACGAGCACCGTGTCGCCCTCCAGGACGCCATCGTACTCGAACTGCACGCCGACGAAGTCCCGCCCCGCGAGGTCCTCGCCGATGTCCTCGCGGTCCAGCAGCGTTATCTTCGTCACGTCGACGGCGGCGTCGATGCCGGTCATCTGCGCCAGCGACTGGGTGGCCTGCTTGGCTCCCTCGTGAGCGAGTTGGTTGAACGTCCCCAGCGACTGGATATCGACGTTCATCTATGAGGGGACGACGTCCTCGATTGCCTCCATCACGCTGGGTTTCTGGAAGGGTTTGGTGATGTAGCCGTCGGCGCCGGCCTTGACGGCCTCTTTCATCTTCTCCTCCTGGCCCACGCTGGTACACATGATGACGTTGGCGTTCGGGTTCGAGGACTTGATTTCGCTGGTCGCCTCGATACCGTCCCGGATGGGCATCACGATGTCCATCATCACAAGGTCCGGCGTTTCCTCCTTGTACACCTCGACCGCCTCGACACCGTTCTCGACCTCACCGACGATGGTGTGGTCCTCCTCTAGAATCTCCCGCAGGAGGTTCCGCATGAACTCCGAGTCGTCGGCAATTAGCACGTCTGGCATGCCCGCTACTACCGTGATGACTGGGATAAATGTGACCCGTAAATTATCGCGTGTGATACCACCGACTGCGAGCGATTGAGTCGAGCTAGCTCGGCTGTCGCGTCGGGTGCTATCGACCACCGCGCCATCGCTCACGCGAGTCCGCGTTCCTCTCACAGCGCCGGGACGTGGTCGGCCAGGACACGGACCACGTCGAAGGCGTAGCTGCCGTACCGGAAGTAGACCAGCCCCGAAAGCAGGAGATACCCGGTCGTGAAGCCGGCCGGTAGCGCGACGGCGACCGCGACGAGGCGGTCGGGGACCCGGTCCGAGACGGTCCAGCCGGTGACGGCGGCCCCGCAGACGGCCGCGGCCGCCAGATTCCAGAGGGCGTTGTACTGGACCGCCTCGCCGACTGCCAGCCCCAGCCCGCCGACGCCGCCCAGTAGGACGGCCACCGCGAGCGCGAGGCTGGCGAGATACGACCCGACGGCCCACCGGGCGTCCGATAGCGCGGCGCGGACGGCCGGCACGCGCCAGACGCCGTACGCGCCGAGCGCGATGACCGGATGGAGATACCGGACCGTGAGCGTACTGAAAAGCGGGAGTCGGGGGAGGTAGACGACGGTCAGGACCGCGACCAGCGCGACCACGAGCAGGTCGGTCTGGCGAACCGGCCGCCAGTCGCGCGGATTCCGTGGCGGCAGGGTCCGGTCGGCCGCGGCCCGGAGCCGGCGCCCCGCCAGCACCGGGAGCGCCGCCAGCGCCCCCAGCAGGGGCGTCGCTTCGAGTA
Proteins encoded:
- a CDS encoding flagellin, whose product is MGFSVSGSAALIFVAAFIGFGMFYSAAANSTEMVNDARETQSDRQLERTNTEIEITTVNYNTASDYLNVTVENTGATELSVSDVDVLADNSYQTGYRTAVDGDTETDLWLPRETLAINTTTTPQPSQVKIVTGPGVAATAEVV
- a CDS encoding FlaD/FlaE family flagellar protein; the encoded protein is MSSFALVPTLQALAPDVAALVPALVVLLSGGLVGMSIKNMFDSIMSDDESDEDDSGSDDMGGGGLMGDDGGGGGDDLGGLGGLDDDGDDMGGFGDDEFGDMEDATGPDTDELEHRIDELENEVGSLSSTVNTVRTENESISESVDEVQENVRKLLDIYEMVTRGVNPFADDVDAGMGGGGGGMGDGSFGLFDDDGGDDEGEDIDDDVASADAEGFFDEDLVEDDGMAMDDEMSMDDGDDMFDDDLDDGFEDDGGEFDEEFEEEDDMSMDDGLDTDDGNSDDDSDGGKSFAELKDEYESGDAEWAEGEEDEMLDDGDEMLDDDEMLDDSDEMLDGDGFDDGESGLEDDDLFDEVIDEEGDEAGGMAEPEPEPEPTVEAEPEPEPEPEPAVETEPEPEPEPEPTADKTAEPTADSDDGKPYLATMPEGFAADLIIIEWLEFLVSQAGYREASRAIDYYETIGWIDADVADDLADYLRGFDDVADAGDGLTIDHHTESLRYISQLDEDSGAEAVALSKLVGGGSDGIQR
- a CDS encoding chemotaxis protein CheD, which encodes MKVYDGSQTETEQKTEPERLKVGIAEYEVTTDSAVLTTSGLGSCIGIALYDEPTGAAGLVHVMLPTAKDVEGGNRAKFADTGVTELVEALEAVGASTATMQAKIAGGSDMLDFSENGSSIGSRNLEQVRETLAEYDIPIAGEDVGGDHGRSLRLEADSGDLVVKSANMDSVTL
- a CDS encoding chemotaxis protein CheC, producing the protein MNVDIQSLGTFNQLAHEGAKQATQSLAQMTGIDAAVDVTKITLLDREDIGEDLAGRDFVGVQFEYDGVLEGDTVLVFDAESADTIADSMMPGAGEDPAMAQSAVKEIGNIMMSGFIDGWADYLDSTIDHSPPEYIEKSGADVLPEAPEAQDHHQVFVFKSEIEWVGESVNFYIYMLPEYEPLAEAMVESVDTEGDAIPIDKLQTFNEMTTKGTQQAADNVEMMTGIPTDAEVTQISFAPIEDVPKQIGTDTYVGTVVEFTGVPSGYLMVLFDEVSAVNVAEAMMPVEMESDELTEQHEAAIEELGNIMTSGFVDGWANVLQTSVDHTPPKLVHDMGRSIVDPLAAQVGQHQEHAFIIDSTMRTDDIEFSAEIHALPNEQELRAALDDLDVDRADETEADIEQIFE
- the cheY gene encoding chemotaxis protein CheY, coding for MPDVLIADDSEFMRNLLREILEEDHTIVGEVENGVEAVEVYKEETPDLVMMDIVMPIRDGIEATSEIKSSNPNANVIMCTSVGQEEKMKEAVKAGADGYITKPFQKPSVMEAIEDVVPS